TCCTGGAGCCGGTGAGTTAGGGAAAACGCGTGTGCGTAAATGTAAATTTACCTAAATCTCTGCTTGATACGATCGATAAGGTAAACTCAAACCGCTCTAAATTTATAACTGATGCGGCGAATTTAAACTAGCGGGGCTTTAAATTTAGCCTTTTAAGCGTATTATTTGTAAATTTTGACTCTTTGAGCTCTTTTAACGTTTCTTCTATTTC
The nucleotide sequence above comes from uncultured Campylobacter sp.. Encoded proteins:
- a CDS encoding ribbon-helix-helix domain-containing protein, which encodes MCVNVNLPKSLLDTIDKVNSNRSKFITDAANLN